One window of Synechococcus elongatus PCC 11801 genomic DNA carries:
- a CDS encoding NACHT domain-containing protein, with product MPALNWDIFTCLPGSAEKNFELLCRGIVRQNFGSFGTFRSLANQPGVEFHLKLTQRCDALGEPGRWWGWQCKWYELTANGTLGANRRKTIEEGLRKTEKYLPELTDWVLWTRRTLTKDDQKWFNGLSSKMSLHLWTGDEVDNYLVGQATVLRGTYFGELVFTPSILCERHEQAVARIKKRWQPDVHHVGNTERELRRMLGEVEAWDTLLDLATELRANVEAVKSLPDVPTQLASCVAAVISTSSQLANTLDRAVQGIRVGDLDLLRDELNGRSRVLPAEVQTAPRKLRSGRQIAALYVTNLVAACHDAIRVLSEVETGFSSRLVAVLAPAGCGKTQLAAQLTASTTDRPHGVLLHGGDLHANHTLDDLARRVSIAAQPVPSMEALLAAIDAAGQRAQKRLPILIDGLNESEDPRRWKPLLAELEATLVKYPYVLLVCTLRPEFMDDVLLDGMHHLELGDYGEETIEAIHKHFRYWKIDAIDAALPDLLSHPLTLRLFCEVTNAPRQQVIGIGSMPGSLTSLFERYLEQASVRVAELASLTRRFYAQDVNAAIAAIADKLWESRARSIEIGELRNMLGDAQRPWDQSLVRALEQEGVLLRTPSNGSDVYVPVYDMFGGYIIAKALLAKHSRSSFETWINNSSTMALLAGSHTVRHPLAGDVLRSLVEQVPRRFDSKQVWQMVDEPLRSRALRCAAQLEPAFLDAETVDALIDLVRAGDPEILTRLWQIRGMQGHPLNADRLDQVLQSMPVADRDLRWTEWIRRNYDDPLGQGRSMLRDLESLKDRWRGGHIRPGDRLRARWVMWTLTSTVRRLRDQATCALYWFGRHNPEGLFALTIESLPVNDAYVGERMLAAAYGVVMSHQQADDGFAAHLGPFLQQLASALVGQSAIAPTQHYLARLYVRGIVAFAAKFYPSLLPTALSGKWIFASPPPVQSLVDGDAGAEEAGQTLHMDFKNYTLGKLFDERRNYDMSHTGHQAAVAHVCGVVWTLGWRAARFDALDRQIAESAYHYSRTDRSRVERYGKKYGWTGFFTYAGLLEEQGLLPHGSSFSDVDIDPSFPEQSPIDGTPTSPEVWLSPSTKSHEQWVRESSTSVPHNLLVREKIGEHDGPWVAVYGFVSAEDRVLGRGAWAFISAFVTPKQTSQQLVDALKDGLRPWVASNIPSDYYTFAGEIPWHPRFAAEVLAESGLEHAYRETIHVGTRNVVVEILSHTYEWETYHNEINRAGSVYVPSRHFSARFDLRSMPQGFDQYLPNGTKATITLSSVDGLKGNVLYVREDLLQQYIGDRTVVWFSFGERELRPYPPSPPQWLVDAQQKQENAWTEVLTEADFRP from the coding sequence ATGCCAGCGCTGAACTGGGACATCTTCACCTGTCTACCGGGGAGCGCAGAGAAGAACTTTGAGCTGCTCTGCAGGGGTATCGTGCGCCAGAACTTTGGTAGCTTCGGCACCTTCCGCTCCCTTGCAAACCAACCTGGCGTCGAATTCCATCTCAAGCTCACTCAACGTTGCGATGCACTCGGCGAGCCGGGTCGTTGGTGGGGCTGGCAGTGCAAATGGTACGAGCTCACGGCAAACGGCACGTTGGGGGCGAACAGAAGAAAGACAATCGAGGAAGGACTCCGCAAGACAGAAAAGTACCTGCCTGAGCTCACGGACTGGGTACTGTGGACGCGCCGCACATTAACGAAAGACGACCAAAAATGGTTCAACGGCCTCTCATCCAAGATGTCACTACACCTGTGGACGGGGGACGAAGTTGACAACTATCTCGTTGGGCAGGCAACGGTTCTTCGCGGTACCTACTTTGGTGAGCTGGTATTCACTCCTAGCATCCTGTGTGAGCGACACGAACAGGCAGTCGCTCGGATTAAAAAACGATGGCAGCCTGATGTGCATCATGTTGGCAACACTGAGCGCGAGCTGCGTCGAATGCTCGGTGAAGTGGAGGCGTGGGATACGCTTCTTGATCTGGCGACCGAATTGCGCGCAAACGTCGAGGCAGTCAAATCCTTGCCGGATGTGCCTACTCAACTTGCGTCATGCGTAGCGGCTGTCATCAGTACCTCGAGCCAACTAGCGAATACCTTAGACAGGGCCGTGCAGGGAATCCGCGTTGGGGACCTTGACCTTCTTCGTGATGAACTCAATGGTCGTTCACGCGTTCTGCCTGCGGAAGTACAAACCGCCCCTCGAAAACTTCGATCTGGCAGGCAGATTGCGGCGCTCTACGTGACGAATTTAGTGGCAGCCTGTCACGACGCAATACGGGTGCTTAGCGAGGTTGAGACGGGTTTTTCTTCGCGTCTAGTCGCAGTCCTTGCTCCCGCAGGATGTGGAAAGACCCAGCTTGCCGCTCAGCTCACAGCAAGCACAACAGATCGTCCGCATGGAGTGCTGTTACACGGAGGAGACTTACACGCGAACCACACACTTGATGACTTAGCTCGTCGTGTGTCGATCGCGGCGCAGCCTGTGCCAAGCATGGAGGCACTGCTCGCAGCCATTGATGCTGCTGGTCAGCGTGCTCAGAAACGTCTCCCAATCTTGATCGACGGACTGAATGAGTCGGAAGACCCAAGGAGGTGGAAGCCGCTGCTCGCCGAGCTAGAGGCTACCCTCGTGAAGTACCCGTACGTGCTGCTGGTCTGCACGCTACGCCCCGAATTTATGGACGATGTGCTTCTTGACGGAATGCACCATCTCGAGCTGGGCGACTATGGCGAAGAGACCATCGAGGCAATTCACAAACACTTCCGCTACTGGAAGATCGATGCCATCGACGCAGCTTTGCCCGACCTTCTGAGTCATCCCCTCACGCTACGCCTCTTCTGCGAGGTGACAAACGCACCTCGGCAACAGGTTATTGGAATCGGCTCAATGCCAGGTTCTCTGACATCGCTCTTCGAGCGATATCTTGAACAGGCCAGCGTACGAGTCGCTGAACTCGCTTCACTCACGCGTCGTTTCTATGCGCAAGACGTTAATGCAGCGATCGCGGCGATCGCAGACAAACTTTGGGAATCGAGAGCCCGCTCTATTGAGATCGGTGAGCTTCGAAACATGCTCGGAGATGCGCAGCGTCCGTGGGACCAGAGCCTTGTTCGCGCGCTGGAACAGGAGGGCGTACTACTCCGCACTCCCTCGAACGGCAGCGATGTGTACGTGCCGGTGTACGACATGTTTGGTGGGTACATCATCGCCAAAGCGCTACTGGCGAAGCACAGTCGAAGCAGCTTTGAGACGTGGATCAATAATTCTTCTACGATGGCGTTGCTTGCTGGAAGCCACACTGTTCGGCATCCGCTCGCTGGTGATGTCCTCAGATCATTAGTCGAACAAGTTCCTCGTCGGTTCGACTCGAAGCAAGTCTGGCAGATGGTGGACGAGCCGCTACGTAGCCGAGCATTGCGGTGTGCGGCGCAACTCGAACCTGCGTTCCTCGATGCGGAGACAGTCGACGCACTGATCGATCTCGTTCGGGCTGGCGATCCAGAAATACTTACCCGACTCTGGCAGATACGCGGTATGCAAGGCCATCCCCTAAATGCCGATCGTCTGGATCAAGTGCTGCAAAGTATGCCAGTCGCAGACCGCGATCTTCGCTGGACAGAGTGGATCCGCAGGAACTATGACGACCCCTTGGGGCAAGGCCGAAGCATGCTTCGCGACCTTGAGTCTCTAAAGGATCGCTGGCGAGGCGGGCACATTCGTCCGGGCGATCGGCTACGTGCGCGTTGGGTCATGTGGACACTCACGAGCACCGTTCGACGCCTGCGCGATCAGGCCACTTGCGCTCTGTACTGGTTCGGACGCCACAATCCTGAAGGGCTTTTCGCTCTGACAATCGAGTCGCTGCCAGTGAACGACGCTTATGTAGGCGAGCGGATGCTTGCGGCGGCATACGGTGTGGTGATGAGCCACCAGCAGGCGGATGATGGGTTTGCAGCTCATCTAGGACCATTTCTCCAGCAGCTCGCATCGGCACTCGTGGGGCAGTCAGCGATCGCCCCGACGCAGCACTACTTGGCGCGGCTCTATGTACGCGGTATCGTTGCCTTCGCTGCAAAGTTCTATCCCAGCTTGCTGCCCACTGCGTTAAGCGGTAAATGGATATTCGCCTCACCTCCACCCGTACAGTCCCTCGTCGATGGCGATGCTGGAGCTGAAGAGGCAGGACAAACGCTGCACATGGACTTCAAGAACTACACGTTGGGGAAACTTTTCGACGAGCGTAGAAACTATGACATGAGCCATACGGGACATCAGGCAGCCGTAGCTCATGTGTGCGGGGTTGTATGGACGCTCGGATGGAGAGCGGCTCGCTTTGACGCGCTAGATCGCCAGATTGCTGAAAGCGCCTATCACTATAGCCGTACAGATCGGTCACGCGTAGAGCGGTATGGGAAGAAATACGGATGGACTGGATTCTTCACGTATGCCGGGCTCCTTGAGGAACAAGGGCTGTTGCCACATGGCAGCTCCTTCTCTGACGTCGATATTGATCCTTCATTCCCTGAACAATCACCTATCGATGGGACGCCCACATCTCCCGAGGTCTGGCTATCCCCATCCACCAAGAGCCACGAGCAATGGGTTCGAGAGAGCTCTACTTCCGTGCCTCATAACCTTCTCGTTCGGGAGAAGATTGGTGAGCATGATGGACCGTGGGTTGCTGTCTACGGATTTGTCTCGGCTGAGGACAGGGTACTCGGGCGCGGGGCATGGGCCTTCATCTCGGCGTTCGTGACCCCAAAACAGACATCGCAACAACTGGTAGATGCTCTGAAAGATGGTTTGCGGCCATGGGTAGCTAGCAACATTCCCAGCGACTACTACACATTCGCTGGCGAGATCCCTTGGCACCCACGCTTCGCCGCCGAAGTACTTGCCGAATCTGGCCTGGAGCATGCATACCGAGAGACCATTCACGTTGGTACGCGCAACGTGGTGGTTGAGATCCTCTCGCATACCTACGAGTGGGAGACCTACCACAATGAGATCAACCGAGCTGGCAGTGTGTACGTGCCGTCTCGGCATTTCTCAGCACGGTTTGACCTGCGGAGCATGCCGCAAGGATTTGATCAGTATCTGCCCAATGGCACAAAAGCGACCATTACGTTGAGTAGTGTCGATGGACTAAAAGGCAACGTACTGTATGTTCGGGAAGACCTGCTTCAGCAATACATCGGTGACCGCACTGTAGTGTGGTTTTCATTCGGCGAGCGTGAGTTGCGACCCTATCCACCATCACCACCGCAATGGCTCGTGGATGCTCAGCAGAAACAAGAAAATGCGTGGACTGAGGTACTAACCGAGGCTGACTTTAGGCCCTAG
- a CDS encoding AlbA family DNA-binding domain-containing protein codes for MTIPKKQHEAFAKFFEEPTRVALRNLLKDNIGETDNLDFKEAWPESTKLAKHILAMANSGGGVIIVGIKQSDKNSLEAIGVQEIKDKSDIFKQFRSYIPSEVSLEILDFSYQDSEYEKIKNKSFQVLIVDYNPEILPLLAKKTGKEIKQNCVYIRKGTNSEEANHEELQRLINSRIETGYSSSKSLELSEHLDQLKTLDLARPRIKSKILPAGDSFLKDFFNFHHSQDYNDFVENLYHQKKRVIEREIGI; via the coding sequence ATGACCATTCCAAAAAAACAACACGAAGCATTTGCAAAATTTTTTGAGGAGCCAACAAGAGTTGCCCTCAGAAATTTACTTAAAGATAATATTGGTGAAACTGATAATCTTGACTTTAAAGAAGCTTGGCCTGAGTCAACTAAGCTAGCTAAGCATATATTGGCAATGGCGAATAGCGGTGGTGGAGTAATTATAGTCGGTATAAAACAGTCCGATAAAAACTCGCTAGAAGCTATAGGAGTCCAAGAAATAAAAGACAAGTCAGATATCTTCAAGCAATTTAGATCGTATATCCCCTCTGAAGTTAGTCTAGAAATACTCGATTTTTCTTATCAAGACTCCGAGTACGAAAAAATAAAAAATAAGTCTTTTCAAGTTCTTATTGTTGATTATAACCCTGAAATTCTTCCTTTGCTTGCAAAAAAAACAGGTAAAGAGATTAAACAAAACTGTGTTTATATTAGGAAAGGTACAAACTCAGAAGAAGCAAACCATGAAGAGCTGCAAAGACTAATTAACTCCAGAATAGAAACAGGATACTCTAGCAGTAAAAGTCTTGAACTTTCTGAGCATTTAGATCAACTAAAGACACTTGACCTAGCTCGGCCAAGAATTAAAAGTAAGATTCTTCCTGCGGGTGATTCTTTTCTAAAAGATTTTTTCAATTTTCATCATAGTCAAGATTACAACGACTTTGTCGAGAACCTATATCATCAAAAGAAAAGAGTCATTGAACGTGAAATTGGAATATAA
- a CDS encoding radical SAM protein: MDNCLPNGWKLRGSPGGLHVFNRSTGLNVLFDEIPVPSSLHSRAPRQVSIALTNRCDLACAHCYAPKSCDELPLEVIMHWLAELDSAGTLGVGFGGGEPTLYPEFVKLCQYAAHETGLSVSFTSHGHHIDKNLAEHLRGSVHFIRVSMDGIGTTYESIRRRSFAELLERLKDVRSISRFGVNVVVNDRTLPELDDVARISADTGASELLLLPQMPVRSVPAASVDTLQELRRWVNSYTGPLKLCINESSAEGFPTCDPLGQERGLRAYAHIDAMGLLKPSSYSETGVPLDGSSVLQALELLSQDLVENDR, encoded by the coding sequence ATGGATAACTGTCTGCCTAATGGGTGGAAGTTACGCGGTAGTCCAGGAGGGCTCCACGTATTCAACCGGAGTACCGGTCTGAATGTTCTTTTCGATGAGATTCCTGTTCCCTCCTCGCTCCATTCGCGTGCGCCTCGGCAGGTCTCTATCGCGCTCACGAACCGTTGTGACTTAGCGTGTGCGCACTGCTACGCGCCAAAGTCTTGTGATGAGCTGCCGCTCGAGGTGATCATGCACTGGCTCGCGGAGTTGGACTCGGCAGGCACTCTCGGAGTCGGCTTCGGCGGCGGAGAGCCAACGCTCTATCCAGAGTTCGTTAAGCTCTGCCAGTACGCGGCGCACGAAACAGGGCTGTCAGTCTCGTTCACTTCCCACGGCCACCACATCGATAAGAACCTGGCTGAGCACCTTCGTGGCAGCGTCCACTTCATCCGTGTCAGCATGGACGGTATTGGGACAACCTATGAGTCCATTCGACGTCGTTCGTTCGCAGAGCTGCTTGAGCGACTCAAGGATGTTCGATCCATCTCGCGCTTCGGTGTGAATGTGGTGGTGAACGATCGCACGCTGCCCGAACTCGATGATGTCGCTCGTATCTCTGCAGATACTGGCGCTAGCGAGCTTCTTCTTCTTCCCCAAATGCCCGTTCGTAGCGTGCCAGCCGCATCTGTGGACACGCTGCAGGAACTACGTCGTTGGGTAAACAGTTACACAGGCCCACTGAAACTTTGCATCAATGAGTCGAGTGCCGAAGGCTTTCCGACTTGCGATCCATTGGGGCAGGAACGCGGACTCCGCGCGTACGCACATATTGATGCAATGGGCCTTCTCAAGCCCTCTTCCTATTCGGAAACCGGCGTGCCGCTCGACGGTAGCAGTGTGCTGCAAGCACTCGAATTACTCTCTCAAGACCTAGTGGAGAATGACAGATGA
- a CDS encoding DUF6375 family protein has translation MKIWYQHGSEHSANLVMIGRFKDVAEATKAKEIIDAIAKQVDKELSEGTLTLGDPPARYGEEMLELLGKLNAVTLGTSELEQFSYEVSVKSKGSDLVVTTEEYDISAFLKVMLLQGARIEVYSAHDHPDSEYGRGLG, from the coding sequence ATGAAAATCTGGTACCAGCATGGTTCGGAGCACTCAGCTAACCTCGTCATGATCGGGCGCTTCAAGGACGTAGCCGAGGCAACGAAGGCTAAGGAGATTATCGACGCGATCGCAAAGCAGGTTGATAAAGAGCTATCGGAAGGGACATTAACCCTGGGGGACCCACCAGCGCGCTATGGGGAAGAGATGCTCGAACTTCTAGGAAAGCTGAACGCGGTGACGCTCGGGACGAGTGAGCTCGAACAGTTTTCGTACGAGGTCAGCGTCAAATCCAAGGGAAGTGATCTTGTTGTCACTACCGAAGAGTACGATATCTCGGCATTCCTCAAGGTGATGCTTTTGCAAGGTGCGCGGATTGAGGTCTACTCTGCACACGATCATCCCGACAGCGAGTACGGGAGGGGGCTCGGATGA
- a CDS encoding ArdC family protein, with translation MSNNKPAPIDKFEEVTNRIIALLESGTKPWVKPWSVESGGFRNALSGHVYSGCNPLICAIDSMLFGYQSQQFIGAAQAKQQGWKIRKGSKSTWLLWAGTASKTEENPETGEEVTRFYQSAKWLQTFNLDCLDDSEATTKKPAESIAEGQQHEPIAAVEQFITSQKAQITTGSAEAFYYPKGDRVVVPELSAFSSAESYYATLIHELSHWTGHPSRLDRDQSGKFGSPSYALEELVAELSAAFCGDRLGIITDLEHHASYLDHWLERLRSDKKAFFKAASQARKAADLLLSNAGLQANSPEAIAA, from the coding sequence GTGTCTAATAACAAGCCCGCGCCAATCGACAAGTTTGAAGAAGTCACCAACCGAATCATTGCCCTGTTGGAGAGTGGCACGAAACCATGGGTCAAACCGTGGAGTGTCGAATCTGGCGGATTCCGTAACGCGCTCAGCGGTCATGTTTACAGCGGCTGCAATCCGTTGATCTGTGCGATTGATTCGATGCTGTTCGGCTACCAGTCCCAGCAGTTTATCGGAGCCGCCCAAGCCAAGCAGCAGGGCTGGAAAATCCGCAAGGGTTCCAAATCAACTTGGCTTCTGTGGGCGGGCACTGCCAGCAAAACCGAGGAGAATCCCGAAACCGGTGAGGAAGTCACCCGCTTTTATCAGTCGGCGAAGTGGCTCCAGACCTTCAATCTGGATTGCTTGGATGATTCTGAAGCCACAACCAAAAAGCCAGCGGAATCAATAGCCGAAGGGCAGCAGCACGAGCCGATCGCCGCTGTAGAACAGTTCATCACCAGCCAGAAAGCGCAAATTACAACGGGTAGCGCGGAGGCGTTCTATTACCCCAAAGGCGATCGCGTTGTCGTTCCAGAACTCTCGGCATTCAGCAGCGCGGAGAGTTACTACGCAACGCTGATCCATGAGTTGAGCCATTGGACAGGGCACCCCAGCCGCTTAGATCGCGATCAGTCTGGCAAGTTTGGCAGCCCGTCCTATGCCCTAGAGGAATTGGTGGCGGAACTCAGCGCGGCCTTCTGTGGCGATCGCCTTGGCATCATCACCGACTTGGAGCATCACGCCAGTTATTTAGATCACTGGTTGGAAAGACTGCGCAGCGACAAGAAAGCCTTCTTTAAGGCTGCAAGCCAAGCCCGTAAAGCTGCTGATCTGTTGCTCTCTAATGCCGGATTGCAAGCCAATAGCCCCGAAGCGATCGCCGCTTAA
- a CDS encoding tyrosine-type recombinase/integrase, which yields MTEAIAVVESKAIAPVQDWDVLQMLLEDHRSPNTRRAYEQDLRLFFAWWLDEDPHPEAIAHWLSLPQSEAIAVVLRWKASMRDRGLAEATINRRLAALKSLVRFSRRLGRCNFSLEDVKGDRVQSYRDTTGTTPERFRELLSLPNRQTAKGARDYAILRLLWENALRRSEVVQTRVQDLEQGDRRLWILGKGKGRQRQPVSLSVEMVQALQTWLSFHPDPEPEQPLFTALDRSSYGQPLSSQAVYLLVKRSAEAIQLGKRLSPHRIRHSAITAALDATGGNVRLVQKLSRHSRLETLQRYDDARQNFQGECTEHLAKLLSP from the coding sequence ATGACTGAAGCGATCGCAGTAGTGGAGAGCAAGGCGATCGCGCCAGTACAAGACTGGGATGTTTTGCAGATGCTGCTAGAGGATCACCGCAGTCCCAATACTCGCCGTGCCTATGAGCAAGACTTGCGCCTGTTCTTTGCTTGGTGGCTGGATGAAGACCCCCATCCAGAGGCGATCGCCCACTGGTTGAGCTTGCCTCAGAGTGAAGCGATCGCAGTGGTACTGCGCTGGAAAGCTTCAATGCGCGATCGGGGTCTGGCCGAAGCCACAATCAATCGCCGTTTGGCAGCACTGAAGTCTCTGGTTCGCTTCTCACGCCGCTTGGGGCGCTGCAACTTTAGCCTTGAGGATGTGAAAGGCGATCGGGTTCAGAGTTACCGCGATACCACCGGAACGACGCCCGAGCGATTCCGAGAACTACTTTCACTCCCGAATCGCCAGACAGCCAAGGGAGCTAGGGACTATGCGATTCTGCGCTTGCTCTGGGAGAACGCACTGCGACGCTCTGAAGTGGTGCAGACAAGAGTTCAAGACCTAGAGCAAGGCGATCGCCGTCTGTGGATCTTGGGCAAGGGCAAAGGCCGTCAACGCCAGCCCGTCTCACTTTCAGTCGAGATGGTGCAGGCACTTCAGACATGGCTGAGCTTTCATCCAGATCCTGAACCGGAGCAACCATTATTTACGGCACTCGATCGAAGTAGCTACGGTCAGCCGCTTTCAAGTCAAGCGGTTTATTTATTGGTCAAGCGATCGGCAGAAGCGATCCAGCTGGGTAAGCGTCTGAGTCCGCATCGCATCCGGCACAGTGCGATCACTGCTGCACTGGATGCAACGGGCGGCAATGTCCGATTGGTGCAAAAGCTGAGTCGTCATTCGCGGCTAGAGACCTTACAGCGCTATGACGATGCGCGGCAGAACTTCCAAGGTGAATGCACTGAGCATCTAGCGAAGCTGCTGAGCCCATAA
- a CDS encoding HNH endonuclease signature motif containing protein, with protein sequence MDYRQYGKTTANRGFNDQTVDKVWQKAEPIPGMDSSLVRKDACGAKILRHQYGQTNKYGWEIDHITPVSHGGSDNLSNLQPLQWENNRAKSNHLHGEWTCAVSW encoded by the coding sequence ATGGATTATCGTCAATATGGAAAAACAACTGCCAATCGTGGCTTTAATGATCAAACAGTGGATAAAGTTTGGCAAAAAGCTGAACCTATTCCTGGTATGGACTCTTCTTTAGTGAGAAAGGACGCCTGTGGTGCAAAGATTTTAAGACATCAATATGGACAGACTAACAAGTACGGATGGGAGATTGACCACATCACTCCTGTTTCTCATGGTGGTAGTGACAACCTTTCTAATCTTCAGCCTCTGCAGTGGGAAAATAATCGTGCTAAAAGCAATCACTTGCATGGCGAGTGGACTTGCGCTGTCAGCTGGTAG